In the bacterium genome, one interval contains:
- a CDS encoding TIGR03663 family protein, producing MESQQSALDRRTIGGLTIEQVAYIVIILAAVFLRTYELGVRPYHHDESIHAFFSWKIFKNGFSEYKYDPVYHGPTLYFSTALMMLLFGDNDFTGRLSAVVFGLGVVAFAWPLRRYIGRWGALSFLVLVTFSPSWVYFTRFVRHDIYLALCNLAAVYLAFRYGETRKSKYLYVSAIALAFAFTNKEDMYLITPIFLFGLGVMMLWGVARGEQKLGEAVRETGGFLGGSIVPILTSLVIFAIIWVAMYSSFGTNAKELEWFGLAPVRDAITYWWGQQTIKRIGGPWYYYVPELVLYEPLITFPALAAILGAILQKPAPDRFMRFCVVWGAGMLFIYGWAQEKVPWLLIPQLLPLTILSARWFGRVIESGAMRRPGPALATAAVGALTLWSLLDANFLYDAPRPDQDPAHRRETMLSYVQSTYDVNKVMERIEDVGKQLGTGKQTRLAVSGNATWPFSWYLRDYPVNWAANLRDIDVPVLIVDKEVGKVHDEVLLDSYEKVPFQIRGWWEPNTPTVPQLARWLITRDAWSPLGSSDGIMYVHKDLQPGMTFSKVTVNPPPAARGYPENPKQLQPLAVWGKAGQFNEPRGLAYDAQGNLYVADTKNSRIVKLAPDGAVLTTWGSNGSEPGQFKDPSGVAIGPDGNVYVADTWNHRVQKFDANGTLLKTWAPDPGFWGPRGIAVGKDGHVYVTDTGNKRIVAFSSEGVQIEYWGSDGSGPGQLIEPVGIAVSPDNDVYVCDTGNRRIQVFLGDGTFSREFPVYGWEEFYTEPYIALAGDGAYVTDSYLHRFARYTDGKLTGAWGKTGNGAGDFNRPIGIATGPDGKVAVSDTMNNRIQVFQPPAPAAAKE from the coding sequence ATGGAATCACAGCAGAGCGCGCTCGACCGGCGCACCATCGGCGGCCTCACCATCGAGCAGGTCGCCTATATCGTGATCATCCTCGCGGCGGTGTTCCTGCGCACCTACGAGCTGGGAGTGCGGCCGTACCACCACGACGAATCGATCCACGCCTTCTTCTCGTGGAAGATCTTCAAGAACGGGTTCAGCGAGTACAAGTACGACCCGGTCTACCACGGGCCGACGCTCTACTTCTCGACCGCCCTGATGATGTTGCTGTTCGGCGACAACGACTTCACCGGGCGGCTGAGCGCGGTGGTGTTCGGCCTGGGCGTGGTCGCCTTCGCCTGGCCGCTGCGCCGCTACATCGGCCGCTGGGGGGCGCTGTCGTTCCTGGTGCTGGTCACCTTCTCGCCGAGTTGGGTGTACTTCACCCGCTTCGTCCGCCACGACATCTATCTGGCGCTCTGCAACCTGGCGGCCGTCTACCTCGCCTTCCGCTACGGCGAGACCCGCAAGTCGAAGTACCTCTACGTCAGCGCCATCGCCCTCGCCTTCGCCTTCACCAACAAGGAGGACATGTACCTCATCACGCCGATCTTCCTGTTCGGCCTGGGCGTGATGATGCTGTGGGGGGTCGCCCGCGGCGAACAGAAGCTGGGCGAGGCGGTGAGGGAGACCGGCGGCTTCCTCGGCGGCAGCATCGTGCCGATTCTCACCTCGTTGGTGATCTTCGCCATCATCTGGGTGGCGATGTACTCGTCGTTCGGCACCAACGCGAAGGAGCTGGAGTGGTTCGGCCTGGCGCCGGTGCGCGACGCGATCACCTACTGGTGGGGCCAGCAGACCATCAAGCGCATCGGCGGGCCCTGGTACTACTACGTCCCCGAGCTGGTGCTCTACGAGCCGCTGATCACCTTCCCGGCGCTGGCGGCGATCCTCGGGGCGATCCTGCAGAAACCGGCGCCGGACCGCTTCATGCGCTTCTGCGTCGTCTGGGGCGCGGGCATGCTGTTCATCTACGGCTGGGCGCAGGAGAAGGTGCCCTGGCTGCTGATCCCGCAACTGCTGCCGCTCACCATCCTGTCGGCGCGCTGGTTCGGGCGGGTGATCGAGAGCGGCGCCATGCGGCGGCCGGGCCCGGCGCTGGCGACGGCGGCGGTGGGCGCGCTGACCCTCTGGTCGTTGCTCGACGCCAACTTCCTCTACGACGCGCCGCGGCCGGACCAGGATCCGGCGCACCGGCGCGAGACGATGCTGTCGTACGTGCAGTCGACCTACGACGTGAACAAGGTCATGGAGCGCATCGAGGACGTCGGCAAACAGCTCGGCACCGGCAAGCAGACGCGGCTGGCGGTGTCGGGCAACGCCACCTGGCCGTTCAGTTGGTACCTGCGCGACTACCCGGTCAACTGGGCCGCCAACCTGCGCGATATCGACGTGCCGGTGCTGATCGTCGACAAGGAAGTCGGCAAGGTGCACGACGAGGTGCTCCTCGACTCCTACGAGAAGGTGCCGTTCCAGATTCGCGGCTGGTGGGAGCCGAACACGCCGACCGTCCCGCAGTTGGCGCGCTGGCTGATCACGCGCGACGCCTGGAGCCCGCTCGGCTCGAGCGACGGCATCATGTACGTGCACAAGGATCTCCAGCCGGGGATGACCTTCTCCAAGGTCACCGTGAACCCGCCGCCGGCGGCGCGCGGCTACCCGGAGAATCCGAAGCAGTTGCAGCCGCTCGCGGTCTGGGGCAAGGCCGGCCAGTTCAACGAGCCGCGCGGCCTGGCGTACGACGCGCAGGGCAACCTGTACGTCGCCGACACCAAGAACAGCCGCATCGTCAAGCTCGCGCCCGACGGCGCGGTGCTGACGACGTGGGGCAGCAACGGCAGTGAGCCGGGCCAGTTCAAGGACCCGAGCGGCGTCGCGATCGGCCCCGACGGCAACGTCTACGTGGCCGACACCTGGAACCACCGGGTGCAGAAGTTCGACGCCAACGGCACGCTGCTCAAGACCTGGGCGCCCGATCCGGGCTTCTGGGGCCCGCGCGGCATCGCCGTCGGCAAGGACGGCCACGTCTACGTGACCGACACCGGCAACAAGCGCATCGTCGCCTTCAGCAGCGAGGGCGTGCAGATCGAATACTGGGGCAGCGACGGCTCGGGCCCCGGGCAGCTCATCGAGCCGGTGGGCATCGCGGTGAGCCCGGACAACGACGTCTACGTCTGCGACACCGGCAATCGCCGGATCCAGGTATTCCTCGGCGACGGCACCTTCTCGCGCGAGTTCCCGGTCTACGGCTGGGAGGAGTTCTACACCGAGCCCTACATCGCGCTCGCCGGCGACGGCGCCTACGTCACCGACTCCTACCTGCACCGCTTCGCGCGCTACACCGACGGCAAGCTCACCGGCGCCTGGGGCAAGACCGGCAACGGCGCCGGCGACTTCAACCGCCCGATCGGCATCGCCACCGGCCCCGACGGCAAGGTCGCGGTTTCCGACACCATGAACAACCGCATCCAGGTCTTCCAGCCGCCGGCGCCCGCGGCGGCGAAGGAGTGA
- a CDS encoding glycosyltransferase family 2 protein, translating into MSDEEKGKATGPVSEISVVLPAYNEEANIERVIRQVAAYLDPLGIDYEILPVNDGSRDRTGEILAAVARELPRVKPQTHPQNRGYGAALRTGFDAAQKRYVFYMDGDGQFDIRDLDKLLPLASEDVIVTGFRIERRDPLIRRLNARLFGGWLVRVMLNVYVKDLNCAFKLIPKKVFEAIKLDSTGALINAELYGRAIRAGFGIREVGVHHYPREAGVQTGAHLSVILRAFYDLFRLRQQIIATQPAVKPRNH; encoded by the coding sequence ATGAGTGACGAGGAAAAAGGCAAGGCGACGGGACCGGTGAGCGAGATCTCGGTGGTACTGCCGGCCTACAACGAAGAGGCCAATATCGAGCGCGTGATCCGTCAGGTCGCCGCCTATCTCGACCCGCTCGGGATCGATTACGAGATCCTGCCGGTGAACGACGGCAGCCGCGACCGCACCGGCGAGATCCTCGCCGCCGTCGCCCGCGAGCTGCCGCGGGTGAAGCCGCAGACCCACCCCCAGAACCGCGGCTACGGCGCCGCGCTGCGCACCGGCTTCGACGCGGCGCAGAAGCGCTACGTGTTCTACATGGACGGCGACGGCCAGTTCGACATCAGGGACCTCGACAAGCTGCTGCCGCTGGCCAGCGAGGACGTGATCGTCACCGGCTTCCGCATCGAGCGCCGCGACCCGCTCATCCGCCGCCTCAACGCCCGCCTGTTCGGCGGCTGGCTGGTGCGGGTGATGCTCAACGTCTACGTCAAAGACCTCAACTGCGCCTTCAAGCTGATCCCCAAGAAGGTCTTCGAGGCCATCAAGCTCGATTCGACCGGCGCCCTGATCAACGCCGAGCTCTACGGCCGCGCCATCCGCGCCGGCTTCGGCATCCGCGAGGTCGGCGTCCACCACTACCCGCGCGAGGCCGGCGTGCAGACCGGCGCCCACCTGAGCGTCATCCTCCGCGCCTTCTACGACCTGTTCCGCCTGCGCCAGCAGATCATCGCGACGCAGCCGGCCGTGAAGCCCCGGAACCACTGA
- a CDS encoding zinc-ribbon domain-containing protein: MIIECPHCGTRFRLEAKLSDSRSMLKCARCRRVFPAPGQAASPRRPRRTPVDDNMSFSFDDDDEWRAPELTSDDVPEDAFLLNAPAEPGEGARAAAPRPRRPRPARPVPEQESLRFDEGDDDQEEDESRASQPAVDDVEDLFVDPVFAAQKTAAAPAEVERRGGIGVRAVFVFLAVVVCGYGALTWSLLDDPDWASRLTRGIPVIGASLRDVSPGDDIALVDVRGNYERTKDGRVVFVITGKAVNQSADTLRSVQIVASLQDGGERPLDRQVTACGNALEAKIRELSVHQVGILRSIKPPPDLGLQPGGNCPFVSIFTEVPPGAATFTTEVVRAQRYA, from the coding sequence ATGATCATCGAGTGTCCCCACTGCGGCACGCGCTTCCGTCTGGAGGCGAAACTGTCGGACAGCCGGTCGATGCTCAAGTGTGCGCGGTGTCGGCGCGTCTTCCCCGCTCCCGGCCAGGCCGCGTCGCCGCGCCGCCCGCGGCGGACGCCGGTGGACGACAACATGTCGTTCTCGTTCGACGACGACGACGAGTGGCGGGCGCCCGAACTGACCTCGGACGATGTACCGGAAGACGCCTTCCTGCTCAACGCTCCCGCCGAGCCCGGCGAGGGGGCACGGGCGGCGGCGCCGCGGCCGCGGCGGCCGCGGCCGGCGCGGCCGGTTCCCGAGCAGGAGTCGCTCCGCTTCGACGAGGGCGACGACGACCAGGAAGAGGACGAGTCGCGGGCGTCACAACCCGCCGTGGACGACGTCGAGGATCTCTTCGTCGATCCCGTGTTCGCGGCGCAGAAGACGGCAGCGGCGCCGGCAGAGGTGGAGCGGCGGGGAGGCATCGGCGTGCGAGCGGTATTCGTGTTTCTGGCGGTGGTGGTGTGCGGCTACGGCGCCCTGACCTGGTCCCTGCTCGACGATCCGGACTGGGCGAGCCGGCTGACCCGCGGCATACCGGTGATCGGGGCCTCCCTGCGCGACGTCTCGCCAGGCGACGACATCGCGCTCGTCGACGTCCGCGGCAATTACGAGCGCACCAAGGACGGCAGGGTGGTGTTCGTGATCACCGGCAAGGCGGTCAACCAGTCGGCCGACACCCTTCGCTCGGTGCAGATCGTCGCCTCGCTGCAGGATGGCGGCGAACGCCCGCTCGACCGTCAGGTCACCGCCTGCGGCAACGCCCTGGAGGCGAAGATCCGCGAGCTCAGCGTGCACCAGGTCGGCATCCTGCGCAGCATCAAGCCGCCGCCCGATCTGGGCCTGCAGCCGGGCGGCAACTGCCCGTTCGTCTCGATCTTCACCGAGGTTCCGCCCGGGGCGGCCACCTTCACCACGGAAGTGGTGCGCGCCCAGCGCTACGCCTGA
- a CDS encoding twin-arginine translocase TatA/TatE family subunit yields MFGLGIGELLVILVIVLIIFGAGKLPEIGQGLGKGIRSFKREVARPDEIDITPKPDEEKPPGGDPPPQA; encoded by the coding sequence ATGTTCGGACTCGGCATCGGCGAGTTGCTCGTCATCCTCGTCATCGTCCTGATCATCTTCGGAGCCGGCAAGCTGCCGGAAATCGGCCAGGGGTTGGGGAAGGGGATCCGCAGCTTCAAGCGCGAGGTCGCGCGCCCGGACGAGATCGACATCACCCCCAAGCCGGACGAGGAGAAGCCGCCGGGTGGGGATCCGCCGCCTCAGGCGTAG
- a CDS encoding undecaprenyl-diphosphate phosphatase, whose product MLVWLKAVVLGIVEGATEFLPVSSTGHLIIAADLIDFPVAQRDTFEIFIQLGAILAVFWHYRADLLDLARRAPRDAGARGLIGRVLLAFLPAAAVGFLVHHWIEEHLFSVHAVAWALIVGGLVIWLVERIPHTPTVHSLAATRWRDAIAIGLAQIASLYPGTSRAAATIIGGMLSGLDRPTATRFSFYLALPTLTAASLFSLLKAAGHIHADEAVSLAIGLVTAFASALLVIRAFLAFVQSHDFRAFAYYRIVVGLLLLWWW is encoded by the coding sequence ATGCTGGTGTGGCTGAAGGCCGTGGTGTTGGGGATCGTCGAGGGCGCCACCGAGTTCCTGCCGGTCTCGTCGACCGGTCACCTGATCATCGCCGCCGACCTGATCGACTTTCCGGTCGCGCAGCGCGACACGTTCGAGATCTTCATCCAGTTGGGCGCGATCCTGGCGGTGTTCTGGCACTACCGAGCGGATCTCCTCGACCTCGCCCGCCGGGCGCCCCGCGATGCCGGCGCCCGGGGCCTGATCGGCCGCGTGCTGCTCGCCTTCCTGCCGGCGGCGGCGGTCGGATTCCTGGTCCATCACTGGATCGAGGAGCATCTGTTCAGCGTCCACGCCGTCGCCTGGGCGCTGATCGTCGGCGGCCTCGTCATCTGGCTGGTCGAGCGCATCCCCCATACGCCGACGGTGCACAGCCTCGCGGCGACTCGCTGGCGCGATGCGATCGCGATCGGCCTGGCGCAGATCGCCTCGCTCTACCCCGGCACCTCGCGCGCCGCCGCCACCATCATCGGCGGCATGCTGTCGGGCCTCGACCGCCCGACGGCGACGCGGTTCTCCTTCTACCTCGCGCTCCCGACCCTCACCGCCGCCAGCCTCTTCAGCCTGCTGAAGGCCGCAGGCCACATCCACGCCGACGAGGCCGTGTCACTGGCGATCGGCCTCGTCACCGCCTTCGCCAGCGCGCTGCTGGTCATCCGCGCCTTCCTCGCCTTCGTGCAGAGCCACGACTTCCGCGCCTTCGCCTATTACCGCATCGTCGTCGGACTGCTGCTGCTCTGGTGGTGGTGA